The genomic interval ACTCCTGTCTCGGCCGGGAATGTCGGCCACATGTTCATTCCCGGCTGGCCAAACCCCTTGTAATGAAGGATTCCCGCCCCCATGCGAAACCGCATTCCCGGATTTCCGCCTCAGGCCCCCTTCGGCCTCGGCAACAACCCGGCTGCCTGCACAATTTCGGGCAAGAGATGTTCCGATTCGATTGCCTGAAGATGCACCCCTTTGACCCCAGGCATCGCCCGAAGCCCGGCTATCAATTCCAGCGTGATCTCGATGCCTTCTTTCAGCGGATCCGTGGCCTGGGCCATCCGCTCGATCAGGACATCCGGCACCACGACGCCGGGGACACTCCGGTGCATATACCGCAACATGGCGGCCGATTTGGGTACGATGACACCACCCAGAATGAACGTCTGCTCCGTAAGCCCCATATCGACGGCCTGGGCCATGGCATGACCGAAGGCGCTCAGATCGTAGATCGCCTGTGTCTGGACGAAATCCGCTCCTGCCATCACCTTCTTGGCCAGCCGGTGAACCCGGAACGCCGTCGGCGGCGCAAGCGGGGTCCATGCGGCGCCGATCCAGAAAGGGGCAGGCTCCGTAATGGGATCGCCGCCTTCCTGAACGCCCCGGTCCCTGAGCCCGGCAACCACCGAAACCAGTTGAATCGAGTCGATATCATAGACATTTTTGGCACCTGGATGCCCCTTGAGCTTCCCCCCGGCGCTGGCTTTCTGGTGATCGCCGGAAAGGCAGAGCACATTGCGAATGCCCAGCGCCGAAGCCCCCAGCAGGTCCGATTGCATCGCGATGCGGTTACGGTCCCTGCAGACCATCTGCATCACCGGCTCGAGCCCCTCGTCAAGCAAGAGCTTGGATGCGGCAATGCTCGACATCCGGACGACCGCTGTCTGGTTGTCGGTGACGTTATACGCATCTGCGATACCGGCAAGCATTCTCGCCTTGTCGATAACCGCATTGGCATTCGGGCCCTTGGGCGGCCCGACTTCAACCGTCACGGCAAATTCGCCTGCCTTCAACACCTGTTCCAGTCTGGTTCCAGCTTTGGTGCTCATGCTCTCAAATCCTCCCTGATCATGACTTTCTGCCCGCCATGCCGGGAATTGGACCAGTTTCGGGTCGGTTGGACACCCAGCAGCGCTTCCAGTTTTCCCCGCGCCATCGCGCGCTCGTAAATTTTCAGCCAGATACAATCCACATCCGGGTTGACTTCGCATTTTCCATTTTCCCGGGTGCCGCCGCAGGGGCCGTTCAAGAGGCTTTTTGCACACCTGGCGACCGGGCACAGACCGAAGGTCTCCCCCAAAACGCAGTTGCCGCAGGCCTCGCATCGGACGGCCCACACCCCGGGCTGCTCCCGCACGGCCAAAGACGTGGTGTTCACACCGGGATAAACCGGAACGGGATCGAAACGGTCCCCCAGGGTCTGAATCCCGATGCCGCAGGCAATGCTGACCACAGCGTCCACGCCTTCCATTTTGGGAAACAGCGTTTCGATGAACTCGGGTTCGCATTGCCTTTCGAGCGTCGCCGTCACGACCTCCGCAGCACACCCCTGCTGTGCAAGCGCCATCCGGAGAAGCGGGGCAAGGCTTTCCACCTCCCGCTCCCCTCCGGCAGCGCATTCCGCCACGCAAGTGGCGCATCCAGCCACCAGGATCTTTCGGTGTCCCTTGAGCCTGGCGACGACTTCCGCAATTGGCTTCCATTCCGCAATGATCATATTCGTTCGACTCCTTCAAAAATTAGGCGATGGGCGATGGGCAATAGGTTATGGGCTATGGGCTATGGGTAATGGGCTATGGGCAATAGGTTATGGGTTATGGGTAATAGGTTATGGGTTATGGATAATAGGTTATGGGTTATGGATAATAGGTTATGGGCAATCGGCTATAGGTTATAGGTTATGGGCTATGGGAGCGATAGGCGATTGGCGGCAATGCCGCTGGCCTCAACGACCGGTTGAGCCCACTATTTCGGCTCAGCACGCAGATGATGTTCGATCTGCT from Desulfatirhabdium butyrativorans DSM 18734 carries:
- a CDS encoding methylenetetrahydrofolate reductase is translated as MSTKAGTRLEQVLKAGEFAVTVEVGPPKGPNANAVIDKARMLAGIADAYNVTDNQTAVVRMSSIAASKLLLDEGLEPVMQMVCRDRNRIAMQSDLLGASALGIRNVLCLSGDHQKASAGGKLKGHPGAKNVYDIDSIQLVSVVAGLRDRGVQEGGDPITEPAPFWIGAAWTPLAPPTAFRVHRLAKKVMAGADFVQTQAIYDLSAFGHAMAQAVDMGLTEQTFILGGVIVPKSAAMLRYMHRSVPGVVVPDVLIERMAQATDPLKEGIEITLELIAGLRAMPGVKGVHLQAIESEHLLPEIVQAAGLLPRPKGA
- a CDS encoding methylenetetrahydrofolate reductase C-terminal domain-containing protein, whose amino-acid sequence is MIIAEWKPIAEVVARLKGHRKILVAGCATCVAECAAGGEREVESLAPLLRMALAQQGCAAEVVTATLERQCEPEFIETLFPKMEGVDAVVSIACGIGIQTLGDRFDPVPVYPGVNTTSLAVREQPGVWAVRCEACGNCVLGETFGLCPVARCAKSLLNGPCGGTRENGKCEVNPDVDCIWLKIYERAMARGKLEALLGVQPTRNWSNSRHGGQKVMIREDLRA